In one window of Caenimonas aquaedulcis DNA:
- a CDS encoding GspH/FimT family pseudopilin codes for MPQYPSLDHTPVRPARVRGFTLIELMVAMAIIAILAAFAGPSFNSALLSNKLTSYANTFVSSAMLARSEAIKRNSVVRVCRSSNGTSCATSGTWQQGWIVFNDANNDALVTTGETIISVQPALSADYNFTGGSYNVAFQSTGGLSAALTLTLCRASPVGNQERTVKVSATGRASVDTSRNGVCP; via the coding sequence ATGCCGCAGTACCCATCGCTCGATCACACGCCCGTGCGCCCGGCGCGGGTGCGCGGCTTCACGCTGATCGAGCTGATGGTCGCGATGGCCATCATCGCGATCCTCGCGGCATTCGCCGGCCCCTCGTTCAACTCGGCCTTGCTGAGCAACAAGCTGACGAGCTATGCGAACACCTTCGTGTCCAGCGCGATGCTGGCCAGAAGCGAGGCGATCAAGCGAAACTCGGTTGTGCGTGTGTGCCGCTCTTCCAATGGAACGAGCTGCGCGACCTCAGGCACGTGGCAGCAGGGATGGATCGTCTTCAACGACGCGAACAACGACGCACTGGTGACCACCGGGGAAACCATCATTTCGGTCCAGCCTGCGTTGTCCGCGGATTACAACTTCACGGGGGGCTCCTATAACGTGGCGTTCCAGTCGACGGGTGGGTTGTCTGCCGCACTGACGCTCACGTTGTGCCGAGCATCACCTGTCGGCAACCAGGAACGCACAGTCAAGGTCAGCGCCACCGGGAGGGCGTCCGTCGACACAAGCCGCAACGGCGTGTGCCCCTGA
- a CDS encoding type IV pilin protein, which produces MHHVKTRGFTLIELMIAVAIVAVLTSIAYPSYTSHIKKGVRRAAQAQMMDLANREQQYLLANRAYASYSTLTTAGYGFPSDLSAKYTPSITTATSTFTITFTAIGTQASDGNLTLNSSGVKAPASKW; this is translated from the coding sequence ATGCATCACGTCAAGACGAGGGGTTTCACGCTGATCGAACTGATGATCGCGGTGGCGATCGTCGCGGTCCTGACGAGCATCGCCTACCCTTCTTACACCAGCCATATCAAGAAGGGCGTGCGCCGCGCGGCGCAGGCCCAGATGATGGACCTCGCCAATCGCGAGCAGCAGTATCTGCTGGCCAACCGGGCCTATGCCTCTTACAGCACGCTGACGACGGCGGGATACGGCTTCCCCAGCGACCTCAGCGCCAAGTACACGCCCAGCATCACGACCGCCACATCGACTTTCACGATCACCTTCACGGCCATCGGCACCCAGGCGAGCGACGGCAACCTGACGCTCAACAGCTCCGGGGTCAAGGCGCCCGCTTCCAAGTGGTGA
- the pilV gene encoding type IV pilus modification protein PilV, whose product MRSISSRQAGASMVEILVTMVIIAFGLLGMAGLQVRMQTSELESYQRSQALLLLNDMANRIAVNRNNASSYVIAATSPTGTPVTCPTTTSTTVQRDLGEWCQALQGAAETSGTSKVGAMIGGRGCVELVGSDYMITVAWQGMTPISAPPTSVACGANAYDSPGTPCINDLCRRVVTTLVRIATL is encoded by the coding sequence ATGCGCAGTATCTCTTCGCGCCAGGCTGGCGCATCCATGGTCGAAATCCTGGTCACGATGGTGATCATCGCCTTCGGGTTGCTGGGGATGGCCGGTCTGCAGGTGCGCATGCAGACCTCCGAACTCGAGTCCTACCAGCGCAGCCAGGCGTTGCTGCTGCTCAACGACATGGCCAATCGCATTGCCGTCAACCGGAACAATGCATCGAGCTACGTCATCGCGGCGACGTCGCCGACTGGAACCCCCGTGACCTGTCCGACCACGACATCGACTACCGTGCAGCGCGACCTGGGCGAGTGGTGTCAGGCCCTGCAGGGCGCGGCCGAAACGTCCGGTACCTCCAAGGTCGGCGCCATGATCGGCGGCCGGGGCTGCGTGGAACTGGTCGGTTCCGACTACATGATCACCGTGGCGTGGCAGGGCATGACCCCGATCTCCGCGCCGCCGACGTCGGTGGCATGTGGCGCCAATGCGTACGACTCGCCCGGGACGCCCTGCATCAACGACTTGTGCCGCCGGGTCGTGACCACGCTCGTGCGGATAGCGACGCTATGA
- a CDS encoding GspH/FimT family pseudopilin, producing the protein MNKLNTSPRISSFRAARFMPRSSMGGFTLIELAIVVAIASILVKVSLPPMASVFKSVRLTSASNAFLSHLHLARAEAIKRNSRVVLCKSRDGERCAEDGGWEQGWIVFHDADDNAVRDAGEDLIERASALARGIKLTGNATVARYVSFAATGGTKLVGGGFQAGTLTVCAESDVASEGRQIVINAAGRPRVHKASLASCP; encoded by the coding sequence ATGAACAAACTCAATACCTCTCCCCGTATTTCGAGCTTCCGCGCGGCACGGTTCATGCCCCGATCCAGCATGGGCGGCTTCACGCTCATCGAACTCGCCATCGTCGTGGCCATCGCTTCGATCCTGGTGAAGGTCTCTTTGCCTCCCATGGCGTCCGTATTCAAATCCGTTCGCCTGACCTCGGCTTCGAACGCGTTCCTTTCGCATCTTCATCTTGCGCGCGCCGAGGCGATCAAGCGCAATTCCCGTGTCGTGCTGTGCAAATCCCGGGACGGGGAAAGGTGCGCGGAGGATGGCGGTTGGGAGCAAGGCTGGATCGTGTTCCACGACGCCGATGACAACGCCGTCCGCGATGCGGGCGAAGATTTGATCGAGCGGGCGAGCGCCCTGGCACGGGGAATCAAGCTCACGGGCAATGCGACGGTGGCCCGTTACGTGTCGTTCGCGGCGACGGGTGGCACGAAACTGGTGGGGGGCGGGTTCCAGGCGGGCACACTGACGGTGTGCGCGGAATCGGACGTAGCGTCGGAAGGAAGACAGATCGTGATCAACGCGGCGGGCAGGCCGCGTGTCCACAAGGCATCCCTTGCGTCCTGCCCCTGA
- a CDS encoding pilus assembly protein: MRRFSIKAMLTAMALVLCQFTAHAEDIDLFVGATPSNSTDMPNVLFIIDNTANWNSAFTNEMAALKSVFDALPVNKFRIGIMLFTETGGGNSGNDGGYIRAAMRTMDATNKGKYSALVASIDQTADKSNGGKAALAMEEAYKYFSAGTPWAGNNKNKADYTGNTSGTVASNAVYALAANALGSKTGTTYTSPIVSGSCGKNYIIFVSNGAAQDNASDLSHTGSALTAAGGSISQITLNPSGSQDNYADEWARFMRTSSYGITTYTLDVNKVTTGQGPGWTALLKSMAGVSLGKYFDVASTGSQILDALNDILSEIQSVNSVFASVSLPVSVNTQGQYINQVYIGMFRPDQDGNPRWAGNLKQYKLGGVNIETQDADSKSAINTTTGFITECARSFWTPSTVDTEWTFRPQGGCLTVANSNASNYPDGNVVEKGAQAYKLRANTSRIVKTCSATMSSCQGSSALVDFSSANVTQAQLGAASTTERDNIISWAIGADNKDDENQDGSGTGRRLSIHGDVVHSRPVAVNFGTDASPVVGVFYGANDGMLRAVNGNRTAAIGSIPAGGEMWAFMPPEFYGSIKRLRDNTTRISFPGNSAGTPTPAAKNYGMDGPITAFKGTVGGSSKVILYGTMRRGGRSIYAFDVTATGTTPSTPTFKWRIGCPNAANDTGCTTDMSGVGQTWSSLKTMYATGYGSGTAPLMIMGGGYDTCEDTDSLTTGGANHACTSSTKGNKVYVLDADTGAVARAFDTDRAVVADSTLVVDTAGKIQYAYTADLGGNVYRMTFGTGGTATWTITKIASLGCDTVASCTAPRKFMFAPSVVTTDSNFYYVMLGSGDREKPLNYYASAASVTNYFFMIKDKPSDAAWSTDTANCISGTAFCKASLYGITDNTTPTAAQLATKKGWYLALHSTEQVVTTAVTLFGTVNFSTHQPAVAGANTCASNLGTTLLYKVNYLDAASANGTNNRYEDVAGDGLPPSPVAGQVTLDDGTTVPFCIGCSKDSALQGSKPGSLSSVIQPKNRLYWYIQK; this comes from the coding sequence ATGCGACGATTTTCAATCAAGGCAATGCTGACGGCGATGGCACTGGTGCTGTGCCAGTTCACGGCGCACGCCGAGGACATCGACCTGTTCGTGGGGGCAACTCCCTCGAATTCGACGGACATGCCCAACGTGTTGTTCATCATCGACAACACCGCCAACTGGAACAGCGCATTCACCAATGAAATGGCGGCATTGAAGTCGGTGTTCGACGCCCTGCCGGTGAACAAGTTTCGCATCGGCATCATGTTGTTCACAGAGACGGGCGGTGGCAACAGCGGCAACGACGGCGGATACATTAGGGCCGCCATGCGGACGATGGATGCCACCAACAAGGGAAAATATTCGGCGCTGGTCGCCAGCATCGACCAGACCGCGGACAAGTCCAACGGCGGCAAGGCCGCGCTGGCGATGGAGGAGGCCTACAAGTATTTTTCCGCGGGCACCCCTTGGGCAGGTAACAACAAGAACAAGGCTGACTACACAGGCAATACAAGTGGGACCGTGGCATCGAATGCCGTCTATGCCCTTGCGGCGAACGCATTGGGAAGCAAGACCGGAACGACTTACACGAGTCCCATCGTGTCCGGAAGTTGCGGTAAGAACTACATCATTTTCGTGAGCAACGGCGCCGCACAAGACAATGCGTCGGACCTAAGCCACACTGGAAGCGCACTCACCGCAGCTGGCGGCAGCATTTCGCAGATCACGTTGAACCCCAGCGGCTCGCAGGACAACTACGCGGACGAGTGGGCCCGTTTCATGCGCACGAGCAGCTACGGCATCACGACCTACACACTGGACGTGAACAAGGTGACCACGGGCCAGGGCCCCGGCTGGACCGCATTGCTGAAGAGCATGGCCGGGGTTTCGCTGGGCAAGTACTTCGACGTGGCCAGCACGGGCAGCCAGATCCTGGATGCGCTCAATGACATCCTGTCGGAAATCCAGTCGGTGAACAGCGTGTTCGCATCGGTGAGCTTGCCAGTCAGCGTGAACACCCAGGGGCAGTACATCAACCAGGTCTACATCGGGATGTTCCGGCCGGACCAGGATGGCAACCCGCGATGGGCGGGCAACCTGAAGCAGTACAAGCTGGGCGGGGTGAACATCGAGACCCAGGACGCCGACAGCAAATCGGCCATCAACACCACGACAGGGTTCATCACGGAGTGCGCCCGAAGTTTCTGGACGCCATCCACGGTGGACACCGAATGGACATTCCGGCCGCAGGGAGGGTGTCTCACGGTAGCCAACTCCAATGCATCGAACTATCCGGACGGCAACGTCGTGGAAAAGGGCGCGCAAGCGTACAAGTTGCGAGCCAACACATCGCGCATCGTCAAAACTTGCAGCGCGACGATGTCCAGTTGCCAGGGCAGCAGTGCACTGGTCGACTTCAGCAGTGCCAACGTGACGCAAGCCCAGCTCGGGGCGGCCAGCACGACGGAGCGCGACAACATCATCAGCTGGGCCATCGGTGCCGACAACAAGGACGATGAAAACCAGGACGGCAGCGGAACGGGCAGGCGCTTGTCCATCCACGGGGACGTTGTCCACTCGAGGCCGGTTGCGGTGAATTTCGGAACGGATGCTTCGCCGGTGGTGGGTGTGTTCTATGGGGCCAACGACGGCATGCTTCGCGCGGTGAACGGCAACCGGACTGCGGCGATCGGGAGCATCCCTGCCGGTGGCGAGATGTGGGCCTTCATGCCGCCCGAGTTCTACGGATCGATCAAGCGCCTGCGGGACAACACGACCCGCATCAGCTTCCCGGGCAATAGCGCAGGCACGCCGACGCCCGCGGCGAAGAACTACGGCATGGATGGCCCGATCACGGCCTTCAAGGGAACCGTCGGCGGTTCCTCGAAAGTGATTCTGTACGGCACAATGCGCCGTGGTGGCCGGTCTATCTATGCATTCGACGTGACCGCGACGGGTACGACACCCTCCACCCCCACCTTCAAGTGGCGTATCGGTTGCCCGAATGCCGCGAACGATACCGGTTGCACGACCGACATGTCCGGCGTGGGCCAGACTTGGTCATCGCTCAAGACCATGTATGCCACGGGTTACGGCTCCGGCACGGCGCCGCTGATGATCATGGGTGGCGGCTACGACACCTGCGAGGACACTGACTCGCTGACGACGGGCGGCGCGAACCATGCGTGCACCAGCAGCACGAAAGGCAACAAGGTCTATGTGCTCGACGCGGATACAGGTGCTGTCGCCCGCGCATTCGATACGGACCGCGCCGTGGTGGCGGACTCGACACTCGTTGTCGATACCGCGGGCAAGATCCAGTATGCCTACACGGCCGACCTCGGTGGCAACGTTTATCGCATGACTTTCGGCACTGGCGGCACTGCCACGTGGACCATCACGAAGATCGCCAGCCTTGGCTGCGACACCGTGGCCTCCTGTACCGCCCCGCGCAAGTTCATGTTCGCGCCCAGTGTGGTGACGACTGACAGCAATTTCTACTACGTCATGCTGGGCTCGGGGGATCGGGAAAAGCCGCTGAACTATTACGCGTCCGCTGCCTCCGTCACGAACTACTTCTTCATGATCAAGGACAAGCCCAGCGACGCTGCCTGGAGCACGGACACCGCCAATTGCATCTCCGGCACCGCTTTCTGCAAGGCTTCCCTATATGGAATCACCGACAACACGACGCCGACGGCTGCTCAGCTGGCGACGAAGAAGGGCTGGTATCTGGCACTCCACAGCACGGAGCAGGTGGTCACGACTGCCGTGACATTGTTCGGTACAGTGAACTTCAGCACGCACCAGCCAGCGGTCGCCGGCGCCAATACCTGTGCGTCTAACTTAGGCACCACCTTGCTGTACAAAGTCAACTACCTGGATGCCGCATCGGCCAACGGGACCAACAATCGCTACGAAGACGTCGCGGGCGACGGCCTCCCGCCTTCGCCGGTCGCGGGACAAGTGACGCTGGATGACGGAACCACCGTGCCGTTCTGCATCGGGTGCAGCAAGGATTCCGCCTTGCAGGGTTCCAAGCCCGGTTCGCTCAGCTCGGTGATCCAGCCGAAGAACCGTCTCTACTGGTATATCCAGAAGTAA
- the nrdR gene encoding transcriptional regulator NrdR yields the protein MKCPFCSNADTQVVETRVAEDGDFIRRRRQCASCEKRFTTYERPDVAFPAVVKKDGRRIDYERAKLLASMNLALRKRPVSTDQIDGAVERIEEKLLSLGVREIPSNRIGELVMRELKKLDKIAYVRFASVYRSFEDIDEFKTLVDEVRK from the coding sequence ATGAAGTGCCCCTTCTGCAGCAACGCGGACACCCAGGTGGTGGAAACCCGCGTGGCGGAGGACGGGGACTTTATCCGCCGCCGCCGCCAGTGCGCCAGCTGCGAAAAGCGGTTCACCACCTACGAGCGGCCCGACGTAGCCTTCCCTGCCGTGGTGAAGAAGGACGGCCGGCGGATCGACTACGAACGCGCCAAGCTGCTGGCCTCCATGAACCTTGCGCTGCGCAAGCGGCCGGTGAGCACCGACCAGATCGACGGCGCCGTCGAGCGGATCGAGGAGAAGCTCCTCAGCCTCGGCGTTCGCGAAATCCCGTCCAACCGCATCGGCGAACTCGTGATGCGCGAACTGAAGAAGCTCGACAAGATCGCCTATGTCCGCTTCGCCAGCGTCTATCGCAGCTTCGAGGACATCGACGAATTCAAGACGCTGGTGGATGAAGTGAGAAAGTAG
- the glyA gene encoding serine hydroxymethyltransferase, whose translation MYQRNILVEQTDPELWAAILAENKRQEEHIELIASENYASPAVMAAQGTQLTNKYAEGYPGKRYYGGCENVDVAEQLAIDRVKRIFGAAAANVQPHSGAQANEAVFLAFLKPGDTIMGMSLAEGGHLTHGMALNMSGKWFNVVSYGLDAKEAIDYDAMERKAHESRPKLIIAGASAYSLRIDFERFAKVAKDVGAIFMVDMAHYAGLIAAGEYPNPVPYADVVTSTTHKSLRGPRGGFILMKPEHEKAINSAIFPGLQGGPLMHVIAAKAVAFKEALEPEFKTYQQQVVKNARVVAQTLVERGLRIVSGGTESHVMLVDLRAKGITGKEAEAVLGDAHMTINKNAIPNDPEKPMVTSGVRIGTPAMTTRGFKEEEARMTAHLVADVLDNPRDANNIAAVREKVNALTRRLPVYR comes from the coding sequence GTGTACCAACGAAATATCCTCGTCGAGCAAACCGACCCCGAGTTGTGGGCCGCCATCCTGGCCGAAAACAAGCGCCAGGAAGAGCACATCGAGCTGATCGCCAGCGAAAACTACGCCTCCCCGGCCGTGATGGCCGCGCAAGGCACCCAACTCACCAACAAGTACGCCGAGGGCTACCCCGGCAAGCGCTATTACGGCGGCTGCGAGAACGTCGACGTCGCCGAACAACTCGCGATCGACCGCGTGAAGCGGATCTTCGGCGCGGCCGCAGCCAATGTGCAGCCGCATTCCGGCGCCCAGGCCAACGAGGCCGTCTTCCTCGCCTTCCTCAAGCCCGGCGACACGATCATGGGCATGAGCCTCGCCGAGGGCGGCCACCTTACGCACGGCATGGCGCTCAACATGAGCGGCAAGTGGTTCAACGTGGTTTCGTACGGCCTGGACGCCAAGGAGGCCATCGACTACGACGCCATGGAGCGCAAGGCCCACGAGAGCCGGCCCAAGCTGATCATCGCGGGCGCCTCGGCCTATTCGCTGCGCATCGACTTCGAGCGATTCGCCAAGGTGGCGAAGGACGTCGGCGCGATCTTCATGGTGGACATGGCCCACTACGCGGGGCTGATCGCCGCCGGCGAGTACCCGAATCCCGTGCCTTATGCGGACGTGGTGACTTCCACCACGCACAAGAGCTTGCGCGGGCCCCGCGGCGGGTTCATCCTCATGAAGCCCGAGCACGAGAAAGCGATCAACAGCGCGATCTTTCCCGGACTGCAAGGCGGCCCGTTGATGCATGTCATCGCGGCCAAGGCCGTGGCGTTCAAGGAAGCCCTCGAGCCCGAGTTCAAGACCTACCAGCAGCAGGTCGTGAAGAACGCGCGGGTCGTGGCGCAGACGCTGGTAGAGCGCGGACTGCGCATCGTGAGCGGCGGCACCGAAAGCCATGTGATGCTGGTGGACTTGCGCGCCAAGGGCATCACCGGCAAGGAAGCGGAAGCGGTCCTGGGCGATGCGCACATGACGATCAACAAGAACGCGATCCCCAACGACCCGGAAAAGCCGATGGTGACGAGCGGCGTGCGCATCGGCACGCCGGCGATGACGACGCGCGGCTTCAAGGAAGAAGAAGCGCGGATGACGGCCCACCTCGTCGCCGACGTCCTGGACAACCCGCGCGATGCGAACAACATCGCTGCAGTACGGGAAAAGGTGAACGCGCTCACCCGGCGTCTGCCGGTCTATCGCTGA
- the ribD gene encoding bifunctional diaminohydroxyphosphoribosylaminopyrimidine deaminase/5-amino-6-(5-phosphoribosylamino)uracil reductase RibD, translating to MQPTDIWMNRALALAVKAIGLSDPNPRVGCVLVSADGELLGEGHTQAAGQAHAEIMALRDAAARGRTVKGATAYVTLEPCSHHGRTGPCCDALAAAGVSKVVASLPDPNPLVAGQGFARLRAAGVRVETGPGAAESRELNIGFFSRMVRRTPWVRLKIAASLDGRTALNNGASQWITSEAARADGHAWRSRASAVLTGIGTVLEDNPRLDVRRVPVGRQPDVVIVDSRLEIPVDSLILQPARRKLVYCAAHSQERQAALEAAGATVVHLPGPGGKVDLAAMLSDLASREVNELHVEAGHKLNGSLIREGLVDELLAYFAPKLLGEGRGMANFGPLTSLSEALELEFFSTERIGSDLRILARIPGRDSFH from the coding sequence ATGCAACCCACCGACATCTGGATGAACCGGGCCCTGGCGCTCGCCGTGAAGGCCATCGGCCTGTCCGACCCCAACCCCCGGGTCGGCTGCGTCCTCGTGTCGGCGGATGGCGAACTCCTGGGCGAGGGTCATACCCAGGCGGCCGGACAGGCTCACGCGGAAATCATGGCCTTGAGGGACGCCGCGGCCCGGGGCCGCACAGTGAAGGGCGCCACGGCGTACGTCACGCTGGAGCCCTGCTCGCACCACGGCCGCACCGGGCCCTGCTGCGACGCGCTTGCCGCCGCGGGCGTTTCGAAGGTGGTCGCCTCCCTGCCCGACCCCAACCCCCTCGTCGCCGGCCAGGGTTTTGCGCGCCTGCGAGCCGCGGGCGTCCGGGTGGAAACCGGCCCAGGCGCTGCCGAGTCGCGCGAACTCAATATCGGGTTCTTCAGCCGCATGGTGCGCCGCACCCCCTGGGTCCGCCTGAAGATCGCCGCTTCGCTGGACGGCCGCACCGCGCTGAACAATGGCGCCAGCCAGTGGATCACTTCCGAGGCGGCCCGGGCGGACGGCCATGCCTGGCGCTCCCGCGCCAGCGCCGTACTGACGGGAATCGGCACCGTGCTGGAGGACAACCCCCGCCTGGATGTCCGCCGGGTCCCCGTGGGGCGCCAGCCGGACGTCGTGATCGTCGACAGCCGCCTTGAGATTCCGGTCGATTCGCTGATCCTGCAACCCGCACGGCGCAAGCTGGTCTATTGCGCGGCGCACTCGCAGGAGCGCCAGGCGGCGCTGGAAGCCGCTGGGGCGACCGTCGTCCACCTGCCGGGCCCCGGCGGAAAAGTAGACCTCGCGGCCATGCTGTCGGACCTCGCCTCGCGCGAGGTCAACGAACTGCACGTCGAGGCCGGCCACAAGCTCAATGGCTCGCTGATCCGGGAGGGCCTCGTCGACGAATTGCTCGCCTACTTCGCCCCCAAGCTGCTGGGGGAAGGGCGCGGAATGGCGAATTTCGGGCCGCTCACTTCCCTGTCCGAGGCGCTGGAGCTGGAGTTTTTCTCCACCGAACGCATCGGCTCCGACCTGCGAATCCTCGCCCGTATTCCCGGCCGGGACAGCTTCCATTGA
- a CDS encoding riboflavin synthase has product MFTGIITGVGRIAAVHDLGSSLQHGKRLQIECPAGYLDDVGLGDSIALNGACMTVTRLEPAQRRFDIEISAESLDKTAGLAEPGPINLEKALRAHDRLGGHIVAGHVDGVGSVTRFAQVGESWELRVLAPRSLAKYLAYKGSITVNGVSLTVNSTTDSDRGCEISINLIPHTVENTALHALREGSRVNLEIDLIARYVERMLAAGAIPLKAPE; this is encoded by the coding sequence ATGTTCACCGGAATCATCACCGGCGTGGGGCGCATCGCCGCCGTCCACGACCTGGGTAGCTCTTTGCAGCACGGCAAGCGCCTTCAAATCGAATGCCCTGCCGGCTACCTCGATGACGTGGGCCTCGGCGACAGCATCGCGCTCAACGGCGCCTGCATGACGGTCACGCGCCTGGAGCCCGCGCAGCGCCGGTTCGACATCGAAATCTCTGCCGAATCCCTGGACAAGACGGCGGGCCTGGCCGAGCCGGGCCCCATCAACCTCGAAAAAGCCCTGCGCGCCCACGACCGCCTGGGCGGCCACATCGTCGCCGGCCACGTCGATGGCGTGGGCTCGGTGACGCGCTTCGCGCAGGTCGGGGAAAGCTGGGAGCTGCGTGTGCTCGCACCCCGGAGCCTTGCCAAATACCTCGCGTACAAGGGCTCGATCACGGTCAACGGCGTCAGCCTCACCGTCAACTCCACGACCGACAGCGACCGCGGCTGCGAGATCAGCATCAACCTCATTCCCCACACCGTGGAAAACACCGCCCTGCACGCCTTGCGCGAAGGCAGCCGGGTGAACCTCGAAATCGACCTGATCGCGCGTTACGTCGAGCGGATGCTCGCGGCCGGCGCGATCCCCTTGAAAGCCCCCGAATGA
- a CDS encoding pilus assembly PilX family protein has product MMRSAQRGATLIIGLIMIVLITLIVVNAFTLSSSNMKSVGNMQARDESLAAANEALELVTSSAFTDSPVAQAINVDLNKDGTTDYSVDIAQPVCARATASTTGGPSDVELGAALTSSAKWNTEWDLQATVSDALTGAKVIVRQGVRVLLTDTQKTAVCP; this is encoded by the coding sequence ATGATGCGATCTGCCCAGCGCGGCGCGACGCTCATCATCGGGCTGATCATGATCGTGCTCATCACGCTCATCGTGGTGAATGCCTTTACCCTCAGTTCGTCCAACATGAAATCGGTGGGAAACATGCAGGCGCGAGACGAGTCCCTGGCCGCCGCGAACGAGGCGTTGGAACTGGTGACGAGTTCGGCATTCACGGACTCGCCAGTGGCGCAAGCAATCAACGTAGACCTGAACAAGGATGGCACCACCGATTACTCGGTGGATATCGCGCAACCGGTGTGCGCGCGCGCGACCGCGTCGACGACAGGCGGGCCCAGCGACGTGGAGCTTGGCGCAGCGCTGACGTCGTCGGCCAAATGGAATACCGAGTGGGATTTGCAGGCGACCGTTTCGGACGCACTTACCGGTGCGAAGGTCATCGTCAGGCAGGGCGTGCGCGTCCTGCTGACGGATACGCAGAAAACCGCAGTTTGCCCGTGA
- a CDS encoding PilW family protein gives MNRVQRLRAQSGFSLIELMVSLVIGLFIAIALVSLLINVNRNNSELSKTNRIIENGRFAVQMLTADLGHAGFWAGHVPKFDDLTNTAVPTDVPTGIPNPCVSLAIWGDPYKTNLLGIPVQAYEIPSPVPSPTLSVCATRVLNPQPNTDVLFVRHAETCIAGVDTNCPAQVVGDVYFQEALCTTTTSVNYTTTVSIIGTDTFTLKKRDCTTTADLYRFVSNMYYIRDYAVTAGDGIPTLMRSQWNGTSFPAAQAVVEGVEGFRVEIGVDNVSDSGAAANFTQAVIWANNANLNSPTNRGDGLPDGAYIRCTTAAPCTVAQLMNAVAVKVYLLVRSENKSPNFIDGKAYCLASSCPTAADKMGPFNDGYKRHLFMQTIRLTNVSSRRETP, from the coding sequence ATGAACCGGGTCCAACGCCTTCGCGCGCAGTCGGGCTTCAGCCTGATCGAGTTGATGGTGTCGCTCGTGATCGGGCTGTTCATCGCGATCGCCCTGGTGTCGCTGCTGATCAATGTCAATCGCAACAACAGTGAGTTGAGCAAGACCAACCGCATCATCGAGAACGGGCGGTTCGCCGTGCAGATGTTGACTGCGGATCTCGGCCACGCGGGGTTCTGGGCGGGGCATGTGCCCAAGTTCGACGACCTGACCAATACGGCCGTGCCGACCGACGTACCCACGGGCATACCCAACCCCTGTGTTTCGCTGGCCATTTGGGGCGACCCCTACAAGACGAACCTGCTGGGTATCCCGGTGCAGGCCTACGAAATTCCTTCGCCCGTTCCGTCACCGACACTTTCTGTGTGTGCGACGAGGGTGCTGAACCCCCAGCCGAACACCGACGTCCTCTTCGTCCGCCATGCGGAGACCTGCATCGCCGGCGTGGACACCAATTGCCCAGCACAAGTCGTCGGAGATGTTTACTTCCAGGAAGCTCTGTGCACGACAACGACCTCCGTTAACTACACGACGACGGTTTCCATCATTGGAACGGACACGTTCACGCTGAAAAAGCGCGATTGCACGACGACCGCGGATTTGTACAGGTTCGTCTCGAACATGTATTACATCCGGGACTACGCTGTCACGGCGGGCGACGGAATTCCCACTCTCATGCGATCTCAATGGAACGGAACCAGCTTCCCCGCTGCACAAGCGGTCGTGGAAGGCGTTGAGGGTTTTCGTGTCGAGATCGGCGTCGACAATGTGAGCGACAGCGGCGCGGCCGCCAACTTCACGCAGGCGGTCATCTGGGCCAATAACGCCAATCTCAATTCTCCGACGAACCGTGGCGACGGATTGCCGGATGGGGCCTACATACGATGCACGACCGCAGCCCCCTGTACCGTCGCACAGTTGATGAACGCTGTGGCCGTGAAGGTCTACTTGCTGGTCCGAAGCGAAAACAAGTCGCCAAACTTCATAGACGGTAAGGCTTATTGCCTGGCCAGTAGCTGCCCGACGGCGGCGGACAAGATGGGGCCGTTCAATGACGGATACAAACGGCATCTATTCATGCAAACGATCCGGCTGACCAACGTCTCATCGCGGAGGGAGACGCCATGA